The Leguminivora glycinivorella isolate SPB_JAAS2020 chromosome 17, LegGlyc_1.1, whole genome shotgun sequence genome has a window encoding:
- the LOC125235588 gene encoding leucine-rich repeat extensin-like protein 5 translates to MSKRILMFVAFAALVCANEVEDSEQKKRGAGKGTSLNSIPTGAQKPEYTYQVYSQTPSSLGSSYQTQAPNSFYPSQASSQYYSVPSQQEVSPGYSSQPQINLIPPPATSPFLPINFVPNPGYQSKYQIIPSKTANGNIQLLIQPSSNYQSSPFLQYPQSLFSPNPANHQYSQQQLQLPSQQQFNVASPYQQLPLGQPYLGQPSPMFLLAPPNPYNNLLYPGPNPSQSFYNYYPSNAQQKYNLSYGSSSQPSVEYEKAQGPVSSSLPKEDNDIGSHGSDYVPSDSSTSYKTAYATSRSGSYSKLK, encoded by the exons ATGTCCAAGAGGATCCTA ATGTTCGTGGCTTTCGCCGCGCTGGTGTGTGCGAACGAGGTGGAGGATTCCGAGCAGAAGAAACGAGGCGCCGGCAAAGGGACCAGCTTGAACTCAATTCCCACTGGAGCCCAAAAGCCGGAATACACGTATCAGGTTTATTCTCAGACTCCAAGTTCACTAGGCAGTTCTTACCAAACTCAAGCTCCGAATTCATTCTACCCAAGTCAAGCGTCGAGCCAATATTATTCAGTCCCGAGTCAGCAGGAGGTATCTCCAGGGTATTCATCTCAGCCACAAATAAACCTTATTCCTCCGCCAGCTACTTCGCCATTTCTTCCCATCAATTTTGTTCCAAATCCTGGTTATCAGTCCAAATACCAAATAATTCCTTCTAAAACTGCAAACGGGAACATACAGCTACTCATACAACCATCCTCTAATTACCAGTCGAGTCCTTTTCTGCAGTATCCCCAGTCGCTATTCTCACCTAACCCTGCGAACCAccagtacagtcagcagcaacTTCAGCTGCCTTCTCAGCAACAGTTCAATGTGGCCTCTCCGTACCAGCAACTGCCTTTAGGACAGCCTTACTTGGGTCAGCCATCTCCCATGTTTCTTTTAGCACCACCAAACCCCTACAATAATTTGCTTTATCCTGGTCCGAATCCTTCGCAAAGTTTTTACAACTACTACCCATCGAACGCCCAGCAGAAATACAATTTATCTTATGGGTCATCGTCGCAGCCGTCGGTTGAGTATGAGAAAGCCCAGGGGCCTGTATCATCGAGCCTGCCGAAGGAAGATAATGATATCGGGTCGCATGGGAGCGACTACGTACCTTCGGACTCAAGTACCAGCTACAAGACGGCGTACGCGACCAGTCGCAGCGGCTCCTACTCCAAGCTAAAATGA